In Methanosarcina barkeri MS, a single window of DNA contains:
- a CDS encoding TIGR00304 family membrane protein: protein MRTSQDFLRVGTAVIFVGIIILLLGTVLTIIHHPANSQMGGLIMIGPIPIVFGSSPEITTNMLALGLIISVFYLFLWKTKR, encoded by the coding sequence AAGAGTAGGCACAGCAGTTATATTTGTTGGTATTATTATATTATTACTAGGTACAGTTCTTACTATTATACATCATCCAGCAAACAGCCAGATGGGTGGACTGATAATGATCGGTCCAATCCCGATAGTTTTTGGCTCGTCTCCTGAAATAACAACAAATATGCTGGCACTTGGATTAATAATCTCAGTATTCTATCTATTCCTATGGAAAACTAAACGTTGA
- a CDS encoding TIGR00304 family membrane protein has protein sequence MTDESMFFSIGILTILIGFLLIMIGVALSMYQESRSTQSYSSRTDTSGKGSRFESTSNFESSLHEKPSERKVESEIKTGGVIMLGPIPIIFGSDKESAKTVAILSIILMLLSLLILSFSFI, from the coding sequence TTGACTGATGAAAGCATGTTTTTTTCGATTGGAATTCTCACAATACTCATCGGATTTCTGCTAATTATGATCGGCGTAGCTTTAAGCATGTACCAGGAATCCAGATCGACGCAAAGCTATTCAAGCAGAACAGACACATCTGGAAAAGGCTCAAGATTTGAGAGCACTTCAAACTTTGAGAGCTCTCTACATGAGAAGCCCTCTGAAAGAAAGGTCGAATCCGAAATCAAAACTGGAGGAGTAATCATGCTCGGCCCGATTCCAATCATCTTCGGAAGCGACAAAGAAAGTGCAAAAACTGTCGCAATCCTTTCAATAATACTCATGCTTCTCAGCCTGCTGATCCTCAGTTTCTCCTTTATCTAA
- a CDS encoding adenylosuccinate synthase: MFTIITGSQFGDEGKGKIVDLLAKDFDIVARFQGGNNAGHTVKVGDEVYKLHLIPSGILLDARVLIGPGVVLNPEVLAEEIIMFEKHGIQVNAEKLGVDAKTSIIMPYHIEMDGLREASRETKIGTTKRGIGYAYIDKVARDEFRMAELVNRERFLARLEELAPQKEKEIAALGGDPKIVRDPALIERYLELGKQFATYVTDVSKEINKALDEGKHVMAEAAQGTHLDVIHGTQKFVTSSSTIAGSACANLGVGPTRVNNVIAIVKAYITRVGEGPLPTELTGELGERLQKAGGEFGTTTGRGRRCGWFDLPLLKKAIALNGYTEISLTKLDVLSGLNPIRICTGYTFKGENIDYPPELTEDLAECMPVYEDLPGWETDLAEVKAFDELPENARNYVKRLEELMKVPINYISVGPGRAQTFKKE; this comes from the coding sequence ATGTTTACGATAATCACGGGCTCGCAGTTCGGTGACGAGGGAAAAGGCAAAATTGTAGATCTTCTTGCAAAAGATTTCGACATTGTTGCCCGCTTCCAGGGAGGGAACAATGCAGGCCATACGGTTAAAGTAGGAGATGAGGTTTACAAATTGCACCTGATCCCTTCAGGTATTCTGCTTGATGCAAGAGTTCTGATCGGGCCTGGGGTTGTCCTGAATCCTGAGGTTCTTGCCGAAGAAATCATAATGTTTGAAAAACACGGCATACAGGTAAATGCCGAAAAGCTTGGAGTCGATGCGAAGACAAGCATAATCATGCCTTACCACATTGAGATGGATGGGCTAAGGGAAGCATCAAGGGAAACGAAAATCGGGACTACAAAACGCGGAATAGGCTATGCGTATATTGATAAAGTGGCAAGAGACGAATTCCGCATGGCTGAACTTGTGAACCGTGAGCGTTTTCTTGCAAGACTTGAGGAACTTGCTCCCCAGAAAGAAAAGGAAATAGCAGCATTGGGAGGAGATCCTAAAATCGTTAGAGACCCTGCACTAATTGAAAGATATCTTGAGCTGGGAAAACAGTTTGCCACTTATGTAACAGATGTTTCCAAAGAAATTAACAAAGCTCTTGATGAAGGAAAACATGTAATGGCTGAAGCTGCCCAGGGTACGCATCTTGATGTTATACATGGGACACAGAAATTCGTAACTTCTTCTTCTACAATTGCAGGTTCGGCTTGTGCTAACCTCGGAGTTGGACCTACAAGAGTAAATAACGTAATTGCTATAGTAAAAGCTTATATCACAAGAGTCGGTGAAGGCCCACTTCCAACGGAACTAACAGGAGAACTCGGAGAAAGACTACAGAAAGCCGGAGGAGAATTTGGGACTACTACCGGTAGGGGTAGAAGATGTGGATGGTTTGATTTGCCTCTGCTGAAGAAAGCCATTGCGCTTAATGGATATACCGAGATTTCCCTGACCAAACTGGATGTACTCTCAGGCCTTAATCCCATCAGGATTTGCACTGGCTACACCTTCAAGGGAGAAAACATTGATTATCCTCCGGAACTTACTGAGGATCTTGCTGAGTGTATGCCTGTTTACGAAGACCTTCCTGGATGGGAAACTGATCTTGCCGAAGTAAAAGCCTTCGATGAACTTCCGGAAAATGCCAGAAATTATGTCAAGAGACTGGAAGAACTGATGAAAGTCCCGATTAACTACATTTCAGTAGGTCCGGGCAGGGCACAGACCTTTAAAAAAGAGTAA
- a CDS encoding PAS domain S-box protein codes for MKNEQSQAIDSNPVLSVAKDGVILYSNKAGEPLLRDWGIRVGEKLPLRLEIFVQRAISRKSIEKIEVTMGKKVYFIVFHLSPEQECVNIYGFDISDRKKLERKCPESETQEKEKLELSRIIDTKAVQSLMSDFYTLAHIPMALLDLEGNILVSVGWQDICIKFHRVSPEACKHCVESDINLTAGVVPGGYKLYKCKNNMWDVVTPVMVEGQHVGNIFSGQFFFDDEPLNYELFRSQARQYGFNEEEYLKKLKKVPRLSREAVDTSMAFFMTFANMISQLSYSNIKLSKSLAERDAVVDALRESEKREHARSEELTVLLDAVPVAVYIAHDPQVFQITGNRLSYEWLRIPAGTNFSKSAPEGEKPEMFKLLKDGVELQPEDMPSQLSATGIEINDCELDIVSAEGKIRHVLGNARPLLDEQGNIRGSISAFIDITERKKAEEAIKLSNLYNRSLIEASLDPMITIGLDGKIMDLNDATEQVTGYSRNNLIGTDFSDYFTEPEKARAGYQQVFKDSEVRDYPLEIRHKDGHITPVLYNASVYRNENDEVTGVFAAARDITELKRAEEALLESESRLRLAQVSAGAGIWDWNMSADKIEWSKDLFCLFGLDPKKSDASFDLWRSVIYPDDRLVAEKRIETAINNHISLTSEYRIVLPSGEVRWINALGNTTYDNNGKPQRMSGICIDITERKRVEEALRDSEERFRALVTASSEMVYRVNPDWSEMRYFYGRGFLANTESPSNTWIHEYVPPEDQQHVMAVINEAIRTKTTYELEHRVRLADGNLGWIFSRAVPMLDENGEIVEWFGAASDITKRKEAEVKLKKAHENLEKMVEERTAELEKAYNSLKESEKGLAEAQKMSHIGNWEWDMATSKVYWSEEMYRIFRRESQESAPPYNEFLNCIHPDDRDYVDAALAIKKAVKGQTNSIEYRIILANGEERIVHMQSEVIFDEKNNPLRAKGIIQDITERKEAEKALANVEIVRKKEIHHRIKNNLQVISSLLDLQADKFDNPRVIEAFRESQNRVISMALIHEELYKGEGTDALDFSTYIRELTENLFQTYSLKSKNIHLSMDLEENVFLNMDTGIPLGIVINELVSNSLKHAFLGKDRGEIQIKLHREKNSKYKKEKEANRANSFILVVSDNGVGIPENLDIKNVDSLGIQLITTLADQLDGEFELKRNNGTEFTMRFTVIDKR; via the coding sequence GTGAAAAATGAGCAGTCTCAAGCAATAGACTCAAATCCTGTGCTCAGTGTGGCAAAGGATGGAGTTATTCTTTACTCCAACAAGGCAGGGGAGCCCTTATTGCGTGATTGGGGCATAAGGGTCGGAGAAAAATTGCCTCTACGTCTCGAAATTTTTGTTCAGAGGGCAATTTCCCGGAAAAGTATTGAAAAAATAGAAGTCACTATGGGCAAAAAAGTATACTTTATTGTTTTTCACCTCTCGCCTGAACAAGAATGCGTAAACATTTACGGATTTGACATAAGTGACCGTAAAAAACTTGAGAGAAAATGTCCGGAAAGCGAAACTCAAGAAAAGGAAAAACTGGAGCTTTCCAGGATTATTGATACGAAAGCAGTCCAGTCCCTTATGAGTGATTTTTATACGCTTGCTCATATCCCTATGGCTTTACTTGATCTTGAAGGTAATATTCTGGTAAGTGTTGGATGGCAGGATATCTGCATAAAATTCCATAGAGTTAGTCCTGAAGCCTGCAAGCATTGCGTAGAAAGTGACATAAATCTAACTGCTGGCGTTGTTCCGGGAGGATATAAGCTGTATAAATGTAAAAACAATATGTGGGACGTAGTAACTCCAGTTATGGTAGAAGGACAGCACGTCGGCAATATATTTTCAGGACAGTTCTTTTTTGATGACGAGCCTCTGAACTATGAGCTTTTTCGGTCTCAAGCTAGACAATATGGCTTCAATGAAGAAGAATATCTAAAGAAGCTTAAAAAAGTTCCCCGGCTTAGCAGGGAAGCTGTGGATACAAGCATGGCTTTCTTCATGACTTTTGCTAATATGATTTCACAACTAAGCTACAGCAATATCAAGCTATCTAAATCACTGGCCGAACGTGATGCAGTTGTAGATGCACTACGAGAAAGCGAGAAACGTGAGCATGCTCGTTCAGAGGAATTGACAGTATTGTTAGATGCCGTGCCTGTTGCCGTGTATATAGCACATGACCCTCAAGTGTTTCAGATAACTGGTAACCGACTCTCCTATGAATGGCTACGAATTCCTGCAGGTACAAACTTTTCCAAATCTGCGCCTGAAGGAGAGAAGCCCGAGATGTTTAAATTACTCAAGGATGGAGTTGAGCTCCAACCTGAAGATATGCCGTCGCAATTGTCGGCTACGGGCATAGAGATAAACGACTGCGAACTGGATATCGTATCTGCTGAAGGTAAGATACGACATGTACTGGGCAATGCAAGACCCTTGCTTGATGAACAGGGAAATATACGCGGATCTATTTCTGCATTCATAGATATCACCGAACGTAAAAAAGCAGAAGAAGCTATTAAGTTGTCAAATCTTTATAATCGCAGTCTAATTGAAGCCAGCCTTGACCCTATGATAACCATCGGGCTTGATGGCAAAATTATGGATTTAAATGATGCTACAGAACAGGTCACTGGATATTCCAGAAATAATTTAATTGGAACTGATTTTTCAGATTACTTTACTGAGCCTGAGAAAGCCCGTGCAGGCTATCAGCAGGTATTCAAAGATAGTGAAGTTCGGGATTATCCTCTGGAGATTCGGCATAAGGATGGACATATAACTCCAGTTTTGTACAATGCTTCAGTTTATAGAAATGAGAATGATGAGGTTACTGGCGTCTTTGCTGCTGCACGTGATATTACCGAGCTCAAGCGAGCAGAGGAAGCACTACTGGAAAGCGAATCACGTTTGAGACTGGCCCAGGTCTCTGCAGGCGCAGGCATATGGGACTGGAATATGTCTGCCGACAAGATTGAATGGTCCAAAGACCTATTCTGCCTCTTTGGTTTAGATCCCAAGAAATCTGATGCTAGCTTTGACTTATGGAGAAGTGTGATCTATCCTGACGACAGGCTGGTTGCGGAAAAACGGATTGAAACAGCAATCAACAACCACATATCCCTCACGAGCGAATACCGGATCGTGCTCCCATCGGGAGAAGTGCGGTGGATCAATGCCCTTGGTAATACGACCTACGACAACAATGGTAAGCCTCAGCGTATGTCCGGTATTTGCATTGACATTACTGAGCGCAAACGGGTCGAAGAGGCGCTGCGGGATAGTGAAGAGCGCTTCCGTGCTCTGGTGACTGCCAGTTCAGAAATGGTATATCGCGTAAACCCTGATTGGAGCGAGATGCGATATTTCTATGGTCGAGGTTTTCTTGCCAATACGGAAAGCCCAAGCAACACATGGATTCATGAATATGTTCCTCCAGAAGATCAGCAGCATGTAATGGCAGTCATCAATGAAGCTATACGGACGAAGACTACTTACGAACTGGAACATAGAGTCCGTTTAGCAGATGGTAACCTGGGATGGATTTTCTCGCGTGCGGTTCCGATGCTAGACGAAAATGGCGAAATCGTTGAATGGTTTGGAGCTGCCAGTGATATCACGAAGCGCAAAGAAGCAGAAGTTAAGTTAAAAAAAGCACATGAAAATTTAGAAAAAATGGTTGAAGAGCGTACCGCAGAACTTGAAAAAGCTTACAACTCGCTGAAAGAAAGTGAAAAAGGTCTTGCTGAAGCTCAAAAAATGTCTCATATTGGAAATTGGGAGTGGGATATGGCAACGAGCAAAGTATACTGGTCTGAGGAAATGTATCGTATATTTAGACGCGAATCTCAAGAATCAGCACCACCTTATAACGAGTTTTTAAATTGCATCCATCCAGATGATCGAGACTATGTGGATGCTGCCCTTGCCATTAAGAAAGCTGTAAAAGGACAAACTAACAGTATTGAATATAGGATTATCCTGGCTAATGGGGAAGAACGTATAGTCCACATGCAATCTGAAGTTATTTTTGATGAAAAAAACAACCCTCTTAGAGCTAAAGGAATTATTCAGGATATTACAGAACGTAAAGAAGCAGAAAAAGCCTTAGCAAATGTTGAGATTGTACGTAAAAAGGAGATTCACCATAGGATTAAGAATAATTTACAAGTAATCTCTTCCCTTCTTGACCTTCAGGCTGATAAGTTTGATAACCCGAGAGTTATCGAAGCTTTTAGAGAAAGCCAGAACCGAGTTATATCTATGGCTCTCATCCACGAAGAACTTTATAAAGGAGAAGGAACCGATGCATTAGATTTTTCAACGTATATTAGAGAGTTAACGGAAAATCTTTTCCAGACTTACAGCCTTAAAAGTAAAAATATCCACCTCTCAATGGATCTGGAAGAAAATGTGTTTCTTAATATGGATACCGGTATTCCTTTAGGAATAGTTATCAATGAGCTCGTTTCTAATTCTCTCAAACATGCATTTCTCGGCAAAGATAGGGGAGAAATCCAAATTAAATTACATAGAGAAAAAAACAGTAAATATAAAAAGGAAAAGGAAGCAAATAGGGCTAACAGTTTTATTTTAGTTGTTTCAGATAATGGTGTAGGCATTCCTGAAAATCTTGATATTAAAAATGTTGATAGTCTTGGCATACAACTGATAACTACTCTCGCAGATCAGTTAGATGGGGAGTTTGAATTAAAAAGGAACAATGGCACAGAGTTCACTATGAGATTTACAGTAATAGATAAAAGATAA
- a CDS encoding MFS transporter — MSEEKNCYSKKDIFQTGSVSEPSKGLVFAMACACGIAVANIYYNQPMLGVITRSFPGELAPSLIPTATQLGYALGLLLLVPLGDLIERRRLIVWQFLVLALSLLFAATSSTGWALLGASLCIGFTASVTQQIIPAAASLASDNRRGAIIGSVMSGLLSGMLLSRILAGFIATHYGWRAMFWLGIPLVLAGAAAMALLLPLSRPSASMKYGLLLRSLLQLWREESRLRRATVIQGLIFAVFSAFWTILALHLEQPPFHLGADVAGLFGIIGMVGVLAAPIAGRLADRRGPGKVVSTGAFAALLAWLILAGWNSLAGLVFGVMFLDFGMQSAMVANQQIIYGLKPQARNRVNSLFMVGMFIGGSLGSGGAMLAWKVADWQGVAGSAIAVALTAFLTAFLAPLLLQNNHS; from the coding sequence ATGTCGGAAGAAAAAAACTGTTATTCGAAAAAAGACATATTCCAGACTGGAAGTGTCTCTGAGCCAAGTAAAGGGCTTGTCTTCGCGATGGCCTGTGCATGTGGAATCGCAGTGGCAAACATATACTATAACCAGCCAATGCTTGGGGTTATCACTCGTTCCTTTCCAGGTGAATTGGCTCCCAGCCTTATTCCGACTGCTACCCAACTCGGTTACGCACTCGGATTACTGCTTCTGGTACCCCTGGGAGATCTGATAGAACGCCGCCGGCTCATCGTGTGGCAGTTCCTTGTTTTGGCCTTATCACTGCTTTTTGCCGCCACTTCATCTACTGGTTGGGCCCTGCTGGGCGCCTCACTTTGCATTGGCTTTACTGCCTCTGTCACGCAGCAGATAATACCGGCTGCCGCATCTCTGGCCTCTGATAACCGTCGAGGTGCAATTATCGGCAGCGTTATGAGCGGATTGCTGAGCGGTATGCTTTTAAGCCGGATTCTCGCCGGTTTTATCGCTACTCACTACGGCTGGAGAGCAATGTTCTGGCTTGGAATTCCTCTGGTTCTGGCTGGCGCGGCAGCAATGGCACTGTTATTGCCGCTCAGTCGGCCATCAGCTTCGATGAAATATGGTCTGCTGCTTCGTTCACTCCTACAACTTTGGCGCGAGGAATCCAGGCTACGTCGCGCCACCGTGATACAGGGATTAATCTTTGCCGTGTTCAGTGCCTTCTGGACGATCCTCGCACTACATCTCGAACAGCCTCCTTTCCACCTAGGCGCCGATGTTGCAGGACTTTTTGGAATCATTGGGATGGTGGGAGTGTTGGCTGCTCCTATAGCTGGACGTCTAGCTGACCGTCGGGGACCGGGCAAGGTCGTTTCTACAGGTGCGTTTGCCGCTCTGCTAGCCTGGCTGATTCTTGCAGGCTGGAATTCTCTTGCTGGCCTTGTCTTCGGGGTTATGTTTCTTGATTTTGGGATGCAGAGTGCCATGGTTGCCAATCAGCAGATAATCTACGGGCTTAAGCCGCAAGCACGCAACCGGGTGAATAGTTTGTTCATGGTAGGGATGTTTATTGGCGGTAGCCTCGGATCTGGAGGTGCAATGCTGGCCTGGAAAGTAGCAGATTGGCAGGGAGTTGCCGGCTCTGCTATTGCTGTAGCACTTACAGCTTTCCTTACAGCTTTCCTGGCGCCGCTTTTGCTCCAAAATAACCATTCATGA
- a CDS encoding helix-turn-helix domain-containing protein: protein MDKLEKIFGKTAQMTVLKNLIERQNEPTYLSGIAEETGLSHASVSRVITPLVGSGVVTEKPFGKQTRIFQLNMESEAAKLIVDFYKKINQTEIEA from the coding sequence ATGGATAAATTAGAAAAAATATTCGGGAAAACTGCACAGATGACAGTCCTCAAGAACCTTATTGAAAGACAAAACGAACCAACTTATCTTTCAGGAATAGCTGAGGAAACTGGATTGTCACATGCAAGCGTATCACGGGTTATCACACCTTTGGTTGGATCAGGAGTTGTCACAGAAAAACCCTTCGGAAAGCAAACTAGAATTTTCCAGTTGAACATGGAAAGCGAAGCTGCAAAGTTGATAGTTGATTTTTACAAAAAAATTAACCAGACAGAAATTGAAGCCTAA